The following nucleotide sequence is from Apium graveolens cultivar Ventura chromosome 4, ASM990537v1, whole genome shotgun sequence.
TAATCTGTACCTGTTGCCAGTTGGCTGGATCAAGATAAGCTGAAATGGTAGAAAACCCCATGGTTCTTGGTTGATATGTAATTCTAAAATGATCTCTTTTGTAAAAGTAGATGGGAGGTGTAGTGGAGAATCACATCAACAagggttatatatatataaagagaaaGGGGGGGAGAAAGATAAAGGCAAGGGAGAGTTTGGAGGGTTCAATAAAATAGAGAGCTTTATACATCATATATAGAAGAGGGGATATAGTAAAGCTAGGATGAATATTAGTACTAGACGTACTACTATTAACAAGTTTTTCCTTTATTATATAAAATGTTTTTGTCCTCACTCTGTCTTGTGTCTGTTGTCATTTGCTTTTTAGGGTTTCGAGAGATGAGGGGATCCATATCTTTCTTAATGCTTAAGCTTCTTAGGGTTAATCATGTTTTTTTTCTTACATAGGGGAATGAGCTTCTACTGTTCCTCGATTTTGTCTGTTGAATGATAAAGTTGTGATTTGAATTCATTTACTCATCATTTGGAGAGGTTCTGCAGTATGCTAATGATTTAGTTCAGATAAATAATATTTGCATTAAGTTAATATGAATTGATCATCTTATTGCTAACTGTCTTATGCATGTTATATGTTCTAGCTACTGGTAAAAGCTTAATTATTGAGGGGGAGGATAATAgaacttattttgtttttttgaTTAGATCTTGACGAGGGGCGGGGGGGCAAAGTGGCCTAGATTTTAGAATAAATATTAGTATGGGTTTACATGAGCACTAAGCAAACGAGATTGATAGGCAATGTAATGGCACTTAAGATGTAAATAATAAAGAACTGTAGGAAAGAAATATATATAGTTAATAAAAAAGGGCAAGTATTGGTGGTGCAGTTCAATCCTAAGTGTCCCGACCAACCGAACCTTTCTTCTACTATCCAGTCTCATCTGCTTCCTCTCTATCCCCACTCTCTCTCCTCTACTTTGCATGGGACTACTGCCCCTGCAACCCCTACCCTACCGCCTACCTGGCCACCTCTCTTTACATATATCATACATACATGGTCCCAGAGCAATCGATTATTCAATTTATCACATCGCATGATATTATAATCGATTGCCCACCAGATGCATGTTTTCAAATATATCGTTGACCGCTTATTCTTCTGAAATTTGTATTCGAACCATCCCCCACAACATCAACAAAAAATTAAGTGTTTGGCTTCAACATTGCCTTGAAAAATATTTGTCACTTAAGAAGATCGAACCTCCGATTACAAATTTTTCAGCATTCTGTTGTACTCCATTTTTCATGCCACTTCTTAGCGTGAATAGAGAACATTACCATCATACACGAGGCAAAACTTAAAATTGTTTAGtaagaaaatttgaattgttCTTGTGTGTACAATTGTAGTATAACCTTCCGTGTCCTTGACAATATAAGTGGTTTAAGGCCTTCAATGAGACgttcaaattttaaaattttggttatTAACCATTTTATGCAGAAAAATAATTTCATTGTTTGAGAGTATTAATATTTTTTTTCGAAATAGCATAAAACATGAAGATTTACCCATTTACTCGTAGTGACCAAAAAGGTTACGACTAGTCGGTTGCGGGTACTTTAAAATTTAGCAACTTAGGAAAGAGAAAATATTTATGTCTGTATAAGTGTATACATGCTTTTTCATATTCTACTGTAATGATACAAAGTTAAGAAGATTGTCGTAGAACTAATCCGCCTAGATTACATAACAAGATTTCACTATCATCCCACCAGCTTTTTTTGAATGTATAACTAGAAAAAACAAAATTGCATGTGATTTAGGGGCATAGGGCATACTATTGTTTTTGCTACTTGGACCTGATTTGTGTTAATGACCCGGTTAATAAGAGCATGTGAACTCACAAAAACCCAGCTGCTTGTATACTAACATTTTTACATACATAAAAAGAATGCACATCTAAAAAATTGCATCTTGCAAAAAAATCAATACAACCTAATCAAATGCTTTAATGCAAACGTTACAATATTAGCTACTAACCTATTAACCCAgttcaaaaacaagaaaaaaaaaatcaatcaaCAAAAGATTAAGTAAAGAAATGAGTAGTTGACATTATTTACATTGTTTTACCCTGAAGTTTTCAGAACTGAGGAGCTCCAGTACAAGCCTTTCTAACCTCTTTGAATTTAAAGTTGGTCTAATCGCATCGGAACTTCCATAAACCAAACAAGGATCGCCTTGAGCAGAGTTTCCTGCACACCAACCCCCAGGAGTTAAGCAGCCACTAGATCTCCTTAAGATTTCCTTGTCAATTTTGTCGAGAACTGGATCATCCTTTGCAAATTTGCGAGCAAATGGTGCACCACTCAGAATCATGTCCGCAAAATGCTCTATTGTGAGACTAATAGGATGTTGCTTAGGCGGATTGTCCCATCTTATATAATGCAAGTCATGGTTTACTGTTGTGTTCTGGTAGTCTTTGTGGTTACAAGCCACGGAATGAAAGTACCCCTCCGGGGATGACAAAAAATTCGTGTAGTACATGAGAAGAGTCCGGGGAAGATTGTCCCATCCCCATATACTAAATTCAAGAAAGGATCTTGTGAGCATCACCCATGCAGAACCTGTAGATGACTTTCATATGTTATTAAGAAAAACAAAGAATTAGGGAAGGCTAAAAATTAAAGTTCAGAACAGGTTTCAACCATATAAAAATATCAATATGTATACATACATCCTGGTCCGTGACAATCGCTGTCCGCGTATAGGTTTATCACAGGAAATTAATGTAAATACTGGGGGCATGTCACTCTATCATCGCTTACGTTTTTGGTTTTAGGGTTTTTCCTATCAGCAGAACTTTTCCGCGGACAGACAGTTTGCCTACAATAGATGGATGTGAACCACAGCCCATACGTAATTATGTATATATCGCACTCTATACGATACATAATACATGCATGGTTAATTAATCATCAATTAGTCAACTGATATAAGCAATTACATTTAAAACATATATACAAGAAATCAACAAAAGTTATATACATctacacatatatataaatatccattattttgaaatatttacTCTATTATGATACAGTAACAACCATAACTATTCATTGAAAGTATGAGTTCTGCTTTTAATTGTATGAGTATGTCGttaaaattttatattacttACACAAGTATAGGCTTACAGCTTTAGTAATTTTTTAATCAAGTTACAAATAAAGTAATTAAAAGGACTATATATTAGATTACAGTAGCTCATATAATGGTTATTTAACTTGGAACTATTAATCGGTACCGCAATATTGCTATATAACTTGCATCATAATAATAGTCAACTGATAGGCGCCTGAGTTCTGGATCGAGTTATCGAGTTACGGGACCTTTTACAGTGAAGTCTTGGTCGATTCTTTCCCTTAAGGGGGTgttattcttattcttcctacctCTCCCTATGTTTGCTTAATTGCAAAGAATAGGAAAATACTGAGAGCTCAGTTAgagagagtctcatttgatatTTGATAAGGAATATTTTTCTCCCTTTTCTTATTTCTCAATGAACCTTTAAATACTTACAAGGAAAAAGCTAATAATCAGCAACTAGCAATAATTCCGCTTCTAACAAATAGCCTGAAAATCTGCATCAATTAGCAATAAATCTGCTACTTTTATGAAGCTAGAAATCTGTAACTAAAAATCTGCAATCAAACAGAATCTTCTCCCATAATTCTAGCTTGCTTGTTTTGACTGCGTCTCTTGTAATAATGACAAAAAGGAACCACCTGGACACTTTGTTGTTGACCATGTGTATTACTTGTAACATTACTTCTTTCCTCCAAAAAGCGTTTGACCTCAAGCGCGAATGTTGGATATTGTTTCTCAATAAGTTGAGCTGATTCCCATGACGCTTCAGAAGGAGATAAGCCATCCCAATGAATTAGAATATGATACTCTCCTGCAATAATCTTTTTGTCCAGTACAGCTTTTGGGCTTGGCAGAACTTCCCCTTGGTGAATATCTGGATACGTAGGTGATGTCTCATCAATAGATCCTTGAAATTTTTTTAAACAGGAGACATGAAAAACTGGGTGTATTTTGACTGCTTGAGGAAGTTGAAGACGATAAGCTACAGTCCCAATTTTTGCTTGTATGGTAAATGGGCCATAATATCGAGGAGAGAGTTTTTTGTTCCTGTTAGACGCTAGAGATAGTTGTCGATAAGGTTGTAACTTCAGCAACACCAGATCACCGACTTCAAAGTGCACTTCCCTGTGAGATTTATCATAGTTATTCTTCATGATATCTTGGGCTTGCAATAGTCTATCATGAATTCCCGATACAATCTGGTCTCGAATTTTGAGTTCCTGCTCCACAGCTTCCACTCGACTTAGCCCAGAACAATAATTTAGAAGGCGAGGTGGTGCTCTCCCATAAAAAACTTCAAAAGGAGTTGTTTTCAGAGAAGAATGATAGCTAGTATTATAGCAATACTCAGCCCAAGAAATCCATTGCATCCACTTGCGGGGCTGATCACTGGTAAAACAGCGTAAGTAGACTTCAATGGTGCGATTAACGACTTCTGTTTGCCCGTCACTCTGTGGGTGATAGGCTGAACTAAAAGTTAACTTTGTTCCACTCAATTTGAAGAGTTCTGTCCAAAAGGAGCTTGTAAAAATGACATCTCTATCACTCACAATTGTTTCTGGCAGGCCATGCAACTTGAATATATGATCGAAAAACATTTTTGCCACTGAGATTGCAGAATATGGGTGAGACATGGGAATAAAGTGCGCATACTTTGAAAAGCGATCCACCACGACTAGCAAAACAGATTTCCCAAATGAAGGTGGCAAGGCATCAATGAAATCCATTGAAATATCAGCCCATACTTGCAAGGGAACTTGCAAAGGTTGTAGCAAACCAGCTGGTTGTAAATGCTCAGATTTGTTCTTTTGACAAATTGCACAACACCTGATGAAATCTTGGATATTTTTCTTCATTCCAGACCAATAAAAGTCAGATGCTATGCGAAATAGAGTCTTTTGGTATCCTTCTTGGCCTTGGTTATGCAGCGCTGAAATAACAACTTTGATGAGAGGGGAATTAGAATCCAAATATGCTCTCTTTTTGTAGAATATCGGTCCATTATTATATGACCATTGTGGTGGTAATTTTCCCAACTTGATATTGTTGATAATGGACTGCAATGGTTGGGTAGTTTCTACCTCCTCCATCAAGGCTTTGAAAAGTTCTAGTTGTGGCCCAGAAATTGCTGCAATCAGTCCGACATTGTCATCTCTTCGCGACAAGGCATCTGCCACTCGATTCTCCCTGCCTGCCTTATACTCCACTTGAAAATCGTAACCCAAGAGTTTGCTTATCCAGTGTTGTTGAGGGGATGTACTGATTCGTTGATCAAGTAGATACTTGAGACTGAAATGATCTGCACGGATTATGAATTTTCTTCCCCATAAATAAGGTCTCCAATGCCGAATAGCTTGTGAAAGCGCAATGAGTTCCTTTTCATAAGTCGGGAGCTTGATGTGTCGTTGAGCCATTGGTTTGTTGTAAAAGGCAATGGGTCTGCCTTCTTGTTGTAACACCGCCCCCATTCCATAATCAGAAGCATCACATTCAACAGAAAAGTCTTTTTCAAAATTGGGTAATGCCAATATCGGGGTCGTTGTCATGGCACGCTTTAAGTGTTCAAATGCAGCCATTGATTCTCTAGTCCAAGTGAAGGAGTTCTTCCGTAACATATTGGTTAAAGGTGTTGCAATCAAGCCATAATTATGTACGAACTTTCTGTAGTAACCGGTTAGACCGAGGAATCCTCTAGGAGCTCGAATAGTTGTTGGTTTAGGCCATTGAGTCATAGCCTCAATCTTTTCAGCATCTGCCATCACTCCCTCTGCTGATATAATATGGCCGAGATAAGAGATCTTAGATTGAGCCAATGAGCATTTAGATTCCTTTAAAAACAACTCATTTTGTTGTAAGACAGAAAAAACCATTCGTAAATGGTTTAAATGGTCAGCCCATGTGCGGCTATAGACGAGTAT
It contains:
- the LOC141720600 gene encoding beta-glucuronosyltransferase GlcAT14C isoform X2, with the protein product MKRPPIRLLPDTKWVIMPSLLISSLFIFLYLTLTLTHHPHHSDHTPFPHTHLSDSSKLPRFAYMIAGTKGEGLQLKRLLQAVYHPRNYYLLHLDIEASDSERLELAKYVKSVDVMRNVMVIGKPDLVTYKGPTMIACTLHAVAVLLKKASDWDWFINLSASDYPLMSQDGSAWVMLTRSFLEFSIWGWDNLPRTLLMYYTNFLSSPEGYFHSVACNHKDYQNTTVNHDLHYIRWDNPPKQHPISLTIEHFADMILSGAPFARKFAKDDPVLDKIDKEILRRSSGCLTPGGWCAGNSAQGDPCLVYGSSDAIRPTLNSKRLERLVLELLSSENFRVKQCK